One Pyramidobacter piscolens W5455 genomic window carries:
- a CDS encoding IclR family transcriptional regulator, whose amino-acid sequence MELKKRVKESERLNASVVFSLEALDFLETEGSASLTELSGALGIHKSRVMRLCGTMERMGYVIRRGEDARYALGPRVLSLGKAFERHNPLLHVLRPQLERIARELDENVSFQIIRDDRRLCVCSVCRAQLARYVTPEGSEAKFPYGAAAKVMLAWGPAELRAKILAAAPYPRYTEHTPTTADEVLRAIEKTLKQGYAVSREERTYGTAALDVPVFGAGCELLGALGLASTTERLTPELIEKAVPALRKAAAYIQSMTAGAEKFVPKMPRRDE is encoded by the coding sequence ATGGAGCTCAAAAAACGCGTCAAAGAATCCGAACGGCTGAACGCTTCGGTCGTGTTCAGCCTCGAGGCGCTCGATTTTCTCGAAACGGAGGGCTCGGCGTCGCTGACGGAGCTGAGCGGCGCTTTGGGCATCCACAAATCCCGCGTCATGCGCCTGTGCGGCACGATGGAGCGGATGGGCTACGTGATCCGCCGCGGCGAAGACGCCCGCTACGCGCTCGGCCCCCGCGTGCTGTCGCTGGGCAAGGCGTTCGAGCGCCACAATCCGCTGCTCCACGTGCTGCGACCGCAGCTGGAACGGATCGCCCGTGAACTGGACGAGAACGTCTCGTTCCAGATCATCCGCGACGACCGGCGCCTGTGCGTCTGCTCCGTCTGCCGCGCGCAGCTGGCGCGCTACGTCACGCCCGAGGGCAGCGAGGCGAAGTTCCCCTACGGCGCTGCCGCCAAGGTGATGCTCGCCTGGGGGCCGGCGGAGCTGCGCGCCAAAATCCTCGCCGCGGCCCCTTATCCGCGCTATACCGAACACACGCCGACGACCGCCGACGAAGTGCTGCGCGCCATTGAAAAGACGCTGAAACAGGGCTACGCCGTCTCGCGCGAGGAGCGCACCTACGGCACCGCGGCGCTGGACGTGCCCGTTTTCGGCGCCGGCTGCGAGCTGCTCGGCGCGCTCGGCCTCGCCAGCACCACGGAGCGCCTCACGCCCGAGCTGATCGAAAAAGCCGTGCCCGCGCTGCGGAAGGCGGCCGCCTACATCCAGTCGATGACCGCCGGCGCGGAAAAGTTCGTGCCCAAGATGCCGCGCCGGGACGAATAG
- a CDS encoding LTA synthase family protein — translation MEKCAQDALLFFLPFAAAGLFLVKNRKLGSLAVLLGYALAAAQALCAAVLNRDLDYFVFMRLDWDMLRMAPLVMAATSAVFAGLTLAVLTVVWLNWTGRLRRVFAPKRRFPRLGLLAACALAVAFSPVTSVYREMLESWRQYARTSSCSEAELFAALGARREPVAEADVAAEAGRNIVVVYCESLENNFLDREDFPDSLPRLHRLADSGWTLWDNYKCVSGATWTVGALYATQTSFPAFFGGAGDDIFNRVESSRLTSYARVMRRAGYDCLFLAGCELGFGGTGGLMKTLGYRVKGARDFEKGCEKTVWGAHDFDLFEQAKLEYSRLSAAGRPFNLTLLTVDTHFTKGLPDARLKDKVAPAVPPMSHEYCVACLDYLLGDFVDFVEAQPGGRETAIVVLGDHLMMGSENNTPILKRLKKRARTVALLTNRRAAGWDPRGEIGFYNVPRLILDLAEVKHNALFLDGLVPNISPRTIEAHSAALTALNLRLTVQKAADSKAGQKTPRRREK, via the coding sequence ATGGAAAAGTGCGCTCAAGACGCGTTGTTGTTTTTTCTGCCCTTCGCCGCGGCCGGGCTTTTTCTCGTCAAAAACCGGAAGCTCGGCTCGCTGGCGGTGCTGCTCGGCTACGCGCTGGCGGCGGCGCAGGCGCTCTGCGCCGCCGTGCTGAACCGGGATCTCGATTACTTTGTCTTCATGCGTCTCGACTGGGACATGCTGCGCATGGCGCCGCTCGTGATGGCGGCGACGAGCGCCGTTTTCGCCGGGCTCACGCTTGCCGTCCTGACCGTCGTCTGGCTGAACTGGACGGGGCGCCTGCGCCGCGTTTTCGCGCCGAAGCGACGTTTTCCGCGCCTGGGGCTGCTGGCGGCCTGCGCGCTGGCGGTCGCTTTTTCGCCCGTGACGTCGGTCTATCGGGAAATGCTGGAATCATGGCGGCAGTACGCGCGGACTTCGTCCTGTTCCGAGGCGGAGCTGTTCGCGGCGCTGGGCGCGCGGCGGGAGCCGGTTGCGGAGGCCGACGTCGCGGCCGAGGCGGGGCGAAATATCGTGGTCGTTTACTGCGAGTCGCTGGAGAACAATTTTCTGGACCGGGAGGATTTTCCGGATTCGCTGCCGCGCCTGCACCGCCTCGCCGATTCCGGATGGACGCTCTGGGACAATTACAAATGCGTCAGCGGCGCGACCTGGACCGTCGGCGCGCTGTACGCGACGCAGACGTCGTTTCCCGCCTTTTTCGGCGGCGCCGGCGACGATATTTTCAACCGGGTCGAGAGCAGCCGCCTGACGTCGTACGCGAGAGTGATGCGGCGGGCTGGGTACGACTGCCTGTTTCTGGCGGGCTGCGAGCTCGGCTTCGGCGGCACGGGCGGCCTCATGAAAACGCTGGGGTACCGCGTCAAGGGGGCGCGGGACTTCGAAAAGGGCTGCGAAAAAACCGTCTGGGGCGCGCACGATTTCGACCTGTTCGAACAGGCCAAGCTCGAATACTCGCGCCTGTCAGCCGCCGGGCGGCCGTTCAACCTGACGCTGCTGACGGTCGACACGCACTTTACGAAAGGTCTTCCCGACGCGCGCCTGAAGGACAAGGTGGCGCCCGCGGTGCCGCCCATGAGCCACGAGTACTGCGTGGCCTGCCTGGATTACCTGCTCGGCGATTTCGTCGATTTTGTCGAAGCGCAGCCGGGCGGCCGTGAAACGGCGATCGTCGTCCTCGGCGACCACCTGATGATGGGCAGCGAGAACAACACGCCGATCCTCAAGCGCCTGAAAAAACGCGCGCGCACGGTGGCGCTGCTGACGAACCGCCGTGCCGCGGGCTGGGATCCGCGCGGCGAGATCGGCTTTTACAACGTTCCCCGGCTGATCCTCGATCTGGCCGAAGTCAAACACAACGCGCTGTTCCTCGACGGGCTCGTGCCGAACATCTCGCCGCGGACGATCGAAGCGCACAGCGCCGCGCTGACGGCCCTCAACCTGCGCCTGACCGTTCAGAAAGCGGCGGACTCAAAGGCGGGACAAAAGACGCCGCGCCGGCGGGAAAAATAA
- a CDS encoding sodium-dependent transporter produces the protein MEEQKRDSFGSRIGFILSAAGFSIGLGNVWRFPYLTSKFGGGAFVLVYVLICVFVGLPLFLGELSIGRRMKATPIVGFLREKKPFWSLIGWVGAIACIVLMAYYTVIIGWMVRYAVKALTGIFTGSTFEQTKVMFDDFMKSPFELIAYTVVVFFALGLAISRGVKEGVEKLCKWLLPILGLMIVTLAVRSLTLSPVEGVGKTAMDGLRWYLSPDFSQIWNPEVWLYALGQSFFSIGVGIATAVVYGSYRSDTDNMPKDAAMVVTMDTSFALVAGVVIFPALLVYGADPNASGVGLVMEIMPVVFGKMPMGSFWASLFFILVAVAGYTSGLGYLEAPVACFADFFKVKRSKMTWIVVFVMFVLSLPCAYSLSEGHGWMSTCRVLGKSIFDFADYLSGNVMMPVDALLVSLYISFVLKFNGYMEEANKGLDETHTWRVSGWWRPWVTYGLPIVLIVIMYRNVF, from the coding sequence ATGGAAGAACAGAAACGAGACAGTTTTGGCAGTCGCATCGGTTTTATCCTTTCAGCCGCCGGTTTCTCCATCGGCCTCGGCAACGTCTGGCGTTTCCCTTATCTCACCAGCAAGTTCGGCGGCGGCGCTTTCGTGTTGGTCTATGTGCTGATCTGCGTTTTCGTCGGCCTGCCCCTGTTCCTCGGCGAACTGAGCATCGGCCGCCGCATGAAGGCGACGCCCATCGTCGGGTTCCTGCGCGAAAAGAAACCTTTCTGGTCACTGATCGGCTGGGTCGGCGCCATCGCCTGCATCGTGCTGATGGCGTATTACACGGTCATCATCGGCTGGATGGTCCGTTATGCCGTGAAGGCTCTGACCGGCATTTTCACCGGTTCCACTTTCGAGCAGACCAAAGTGATGTTCGACGATTTCATGAAGAGTCCCTTCGAGCTGATCGCCTACACCGTCGTCGTCTTCTTCGCGCTGGGGCTGGCGATCTCGCGCGGCGTCAAGGAAGGCGTCGAGAAACTCTGCAAATGGCTGCTGCCCATCCTCGGCCTCATGATCGTGACGCTGGCCGTCCGCTCGCTGACGCTCAGCCCCGTGGAAGGCGTCGGCAAAACCGCCATGGACGGTCTGAGATGGTATCTCAGCCCCGATTTCAGCCAGATATGGAATCCCGAAGTGTGGCTGTACGCCCTCGGCCAGAGCTTCTTCTCCATCGGCGTCGGCATCGCCACCGCCGTCGTGTACGGCTCCTATCGCAGCGACACCGACAACATGCCCAAGGACGCCGCCATGGTCGTCACCATGGATACTTCCTTCGCGCTGGTCGCCGGCGTGGTCATCTTCCCGGCGCTGCTCGTCTACGGCGCCGATCCCAACGCCAGCGGCGTCGGTCTGGTCATGGAGATCATGCCCGTCGTCTTCGGCAAGATGCCGATGGGCTCGTTCTGGGCTTCGCTGTTCTTCATTCTCGTCGCCGTCGCCGGCTACACCTCCGGGCTCGGATACCTCGAAGCCCCCGTGGCCTGCTTCGCCGACTTCTTCAAGGTGAAAAGAAGCAAAATGACCTGGATCGTCGTCTTCGTCATGTTCGTGCTCAGCCTGCCCTGCGCCTACTCGCTGAGCGAAGGGCACGGCTGGATGTCCACGTGCCGGGTCCTCGGCAAGAGCATCTTCGATTTCGCCGATTACCTGTCGGGCAACGTGATGATGCCGGTCGACGCGCTGCTTGTGTCGCTCTACATCTCTTTCGTGCTGAAGTTCAATGGCTACATGGAAGAAGCGAACAAGGGCCTGGACGAAACTCATACGTGGCGCGTCAGCGGCTGGTGGAGACCCTGGGTCACCTACGGCCTGCCCATCGTCCTGATCGTGATCATGTACCGCAACGTGTTTTAG
- a CDS encoding GrdX family protein, which translates to MIVTNNPDVEAAKLGATVLVEGTPLDVLLKVSEYLGKDWHLVTHPLSANNRLNTSPYRSVVLSEKPSWEGDDREVLGRAIEHLSLQGFDDPKGADADYRWIDLEHLKTALAEAEKFHV; encoded by the coding sequence ATGATCGTCACCAACAATCCGGATGTCGAAGCGGCAAAGCTCGGCGCGACCGTGCTGGTCGAGGGCACGCCGCTGGACGTGCTGCTGAAGGTCTCCGAATACCTGGGAAAGGACTGGCATCTGGTCACGCATCCGCTGTCGGCGAACAACCGCCTCAACACGAGCCCTTACCGCTCGGTCGTCCTCTCCGAAAAGCCCTCGTGGGAGGGCGACGACCGGGAGGTTCTCGGCCGGGCGATCGAGCATCTGTCGCTGCAGGGATTCGACGATCCGAAGGGGGCCGACGCCGATTACCGCTGGATCGATCTGGAACATTTGAAAACGGCTCTTGCCGAAGCCGAAAAATTCCATGTGTGA
- a CDS encoding glycine/betaine/sarcosine/D-proline family reductase selenoprotein B encodes MTFRIVHYINQFYAGIGGEDMAHVPPEKRDGKVGPGAALQAELGKDAEIVGTVICGDNYFNEHNEEAKKTLLEMIGSYKPDLLIAGPAFFAGRYGMACGDICAAVQDTLGIPVVTGMYPENPGAESFAKKVFIVKTANSARGIKDAAKSMASLALKLLKKETLGPAADENYISRGFRRVFFHEKNGAQRGLEMLLKKMAGEPFQTEYEMPTFKKIEPCAPVKDLKHATIALITSGGIVPKGNPDKIRVSSAESYGRYDITGLNDLTPENYESIHGGYDTQWANANPDVVLPLDEMRELEKEGKIGKIYKYVYCTTGTGTAVAWAEKFGQEIGPELKAAGVDAAILTSTUGSCTRCGASMSREIEKAAGIPVVQIATIVPIMMTVGSNRIVPGVAIPHPVGKPELGDAEDKKARRKLLEKALEAMVTPIDKQTIFKAL; translated from the coding sequence ATGACGTTCCGCATCGTTCATTACATCAACCAGTTTTACGCCGGCATCGGCGGCGAGGACATGGCCCACGTGCCGCCCGAAAAGCGCGACGGCAAAGTCGGCCCCGGCGCCGCCCTTCAGGCCGAGCTGGGCAAAGACGCCGAGATCGTCGGCACGGTGATCTGCGGCGACAACTACTTCAACGAACACAACGAAGAGGCCAAAAAGACGCTGCTCGAGATGATCGGCAGCTACAAGCCCGACCTGCTGATCGCCGGCCCGGCGTTCTTCGCCGGACGCTACGGCATGGCCTGCGGCGACATCTGCGCCGCCGTGCAGGACACGCTGGGCATTCCCGTCGTCACCGGCATGTATCCCGAGAATCCCGGCGCCGAGTCCTTCGCCAAGAAAGTCTTCATCGTCAAGACGGCCAACAGCGCCCGCGGCATCAAAGACGCGGCCAAATCCATGGCCTCGCTGGCGCTCAAGCTGCTCAAGAAGGAAACTCTCGGCCCCGCCGCCGACGAAAACTACATCAGCCGCGGATTCCGCCGCGTTTTCTTCCACGAGAAGAACGGCGCTCAGCGCGGCCTCGAGATGCTGCTCAAGAAGATGGCCGGCGAGCCGTTCCAGACCGAGTACGAGATGCCGACCTTCAAGAAGATCGAGCCCTGCGCTCCGGTCAAGGATCTCAAGCACGCCACGATCGCCCTGATCACCTCCGGCGGTATCGTTCCCAAGGGCAATCCCGACAAGATCCGCGTCTCTTCCGCGGAGTCTTACGGCCGCTACGACATCACCGGCCTCAACGACCTCACCCCCGAGAACTACGAGTCCATCCACGGCGGCTACGACACGCAGTGGGCCAACGCCAACCCCGACGTGGTGCTGCCGCTCGACGAGATGCGCGAGCTGGAAAAAGAGGGCAAGATCGGCAAAATCTACAAGTACGTGTACTGCACCACCGGCACCGGCACGGCCGTGGCCTGGGCCGAGAAGTTCGGCCAGGAGATCGGCCCGGAGCTGAAAGCCGCCGGCGTCGACGCCGCCATTCTCACCTCCACCTGAGGCTCCTGCACTCGATGCGGTGCATCGATGTCGCGTGAAATCGAGAAGGCCGCCGGCATCCCCGTCGTGCAGATCGCCACGATCGTGCCGATCATGATGACCGTCGGCTCCAACCGGATCGTGCCCGGCGTCGCCATCCCCCACCCCGTCGGCAAGCCGGAGCTTGGCGACGCGGAGGACAAAAAGGCCCGCCGCAAGCTGCTCGAAAAGGCGCTCGAGGCCATGGTCACGCCGATCGACAAACAGACGATCTTCAAGGCGCTCTAA